A single window of Crassostrea angulata isolate pt1a10 chromosome 8, ASM2561291v2, whole genome shotgun sequence DNA harbors:
- the LOC128161541 gene encoding transcription cofactor vestigial-like protein 4 isoform X3: MENPLDVLSRAASMLETNQITQVSGESYYKSIDSRQSPSKELPTKLLKQDRIKERQELSQTLHYDRDHLLKLKNRCVAVSQPGQPSVDGEVYRNGDHHISALESYPLRRHYTPLLPPAGPIRDPRGSPPKYSSLESHDAPLNLSLSSSSLPSSSSAFSTQISRPSVITCAPMATERTSHYSNVSPPHTPHAVASPKSRQIISAGCEPDIEEHFRRSLGRDYMTSNSPKQVNPPPPPPPPKVPTPPEETAQTTRGSSSSPKDEDKINPANVSITGTVDDHFAKSLGSNMWSALKAKNDPDVQTVDDHFAKALGTSTWLRIKKEKETNGGASPPSSPQQQRPNSSLVST, translated from the exons TGTCTGGTGAATCTTACTACAAATCCATTGACTCCCGGCAGTCTCCCAGCAAAGAGCTCCCTACCAAGCTGCTTAAACAGGATCGTATCAAAGAGAGACAGGAACTGTCCCAGACTCTTCACTACGACAGGGATCATCTCCTGAAGCTCAAAAACAGATGTGTAGCAGTCTCACAACCAGG gCAGCCTAGTGTAGATGGAGAAGTCTACAGAAATGGGGACCATCATATTTCAGCCTTGGAGTCTTACCCCCTCAGGAGACACTACACTCCTCTCCTTCCCCCAGCAGGGCCAATCCGGGATCCCAGGGGATCGCCCCCCAAGTATTCCTCACTAGAATCCCATGATGCTCCACTGAATCTCTCGCTGTCTAGCTCCTCTCTCCCCTCATCGTCCTCGGCCTTCTCCACTCAAATCTCCCGGCCCTCAGTCATCACATGCGCTCCCATGGCAACCGAGAGGACCAGTCACTATAGCAACGTGTCCCCTCCTCATACTCCTCATGCTGTGGCCAGCCCTAAAAGTCGGCAGATTATATCAG CAGGATGTGAACCTGATATAGAGGAGCATTTCAGGAGGTCACTGGGAAGAGATTACATGACGTCCAACTCCCCCAAGCAAGTGAAtcctccccctcccccaccaCCCCCCAAGGTGCCCACTCCCCCGGAGGAAACAGCCCAGACAACACGAGGCAGCTCTTCCTCACCCAAGGATGAAGATAAAATCAACCCGGCCAATGTTTCTATCACAG GAACAGTAGATGACCATTTTGCCAAATCCCTGGGCTCTAACATGTGGTCAGCCCTGAAGGCCAAAAATGACCCTGACGTCCAGACGGTGGATGATCATTTTGCCAAAGCTCTGGGAACCAGTACGTGGTTAAGAATCAAAAAGGAGAAGGAAACAAATGGAGGAGCATCCCCTCCCTCATCACCACAGCAGCAGAGACCAAACTCCTCACTCGTATCAACATAA
- the LOC128161541 gene encoding uncharacterized protein LOC128161541 isoform X2, producing MCDRFPPFGTNPMMPMLGEPPMGFPDPLRGSLLGLHPYGHPGYGLGLGPLLPVPVWRPLAAHPSAVLCNNIGCPCNRSAAAMNELLEMYKSSPPSSDPWRPWYPKHSVSGESYYKSIDSRQSPSKELPTKLLKQDRIKERQELSQTLHYDRDHLLKLKNRCVAVSQPGQPSVDGEVYRNGDHHISALESYPLRRHYTPLLPPAGPIRDPRGSPPKYSSLESHDAPLNLSLSSSSLPSSSSAFSTQISRPSVITCAPMATERTSHYSNVSPPHTPHAVASPKSRQIISGCEPDIEEHFRRSLGRDYMTSNSPKQVNPPPPPPPPKVPTPPEETAQTTRGSSSSPKDEDKINPANVSITGTVDDHFAKSLGSNMWSALKAKNDPDVQTVDDHFAKALGTSTWLRIKKEKETNGGASPPSSPQQQRPNSSLVST from the exons ATGTGTGATCGGTTTCCCCCCTTTGGGACTAACCCTATGATGCCCATGCTTGGTGAACCCCCCATGGGATTTCCGGACCCCCTCAGGGGTAGTCTCCTGGGACTGCATCCCTATGGCCACCCAGGATATGGACTGGGTCTGGGGCCACTTTTGCCTGTTCCCGTATGGAGACCTTTAGCTGCCCACCCCTCAGCTGTCTTGTGTAATAACATTGGATGTCCATGTAACCGATCCGCAGCAGCTATGAATGAACTCCTAGAAATGTACAAGAGTTCTCCCCCTTCATCAGATCCCTGGAGGCCTTGGTACCCCAAACACTCAG TGTCTGGTGAATCTTACTACAAATCCATTGACTCCCGGCAGTCTCCCAGCAAAGAGCTCCCTACCAAGCTGCTTAAACAGGATCGTATCAAAGAGAGACAGGAACTGTCCCAGACTCTTCACTACGACAGGGATCATCTCCTGAAGCTCAAAAACAGATGTGTAGCAGTCTCACAACCAGG gCAGCCTAGTGTAGATGGAGAAGTCTACAGAAATGGGGACCATCATATTTCAGCCTTGGAGTCTTACCCCCTCAGGAGACACTACACTCCTCTCCTTCCCCCAGCAGGGCCAATCCGGGATCCCAGGGGATCGCCCCCCAAGTATTCCTCACTAGAATCCCATGATGCTCCACTGAATCTCTCGCTGTCTAGCTCCTCTCTCCCCTCATCGTCCTCGGCCTTCTCCACTCAAATCTCCCGGCCCTCAGTCATCACATGCGCTCCCATGGCAACCGAGAGGACCAGTCACTATAGCAACGTGTCCCCTCCTCATACTCCTCATGCTGTGGCCAGCCCTAAAAGTCGGCAGATTATATCAG GATGTGAACCTGATATAGAGGAGCATTTCAGGAGGTCACTGGGAAGAGATTACATGACGTCCAACTCCCCCAAGCAAGTGAAtcctccccctcccccaccaCCCCCCAAGGTGCCCACTCCCCCGGAGGAAACAGCCCAGACAACACGAGGCAGCTCTTCCTCACCCAAGGATGAAGATAAAATCAACCCGGCCAATGTTTCTATCACAG GAACAGTAGATGACCATTTTGCCAAATCCCTGGGCTCTAACATGTGGTCAGCCCTGAAGGCCAAAAATGACCCTGACGTCCAGACGGTGGATGATCATTTTGCCAAAGCTCTGGGAACCAGTACGTGGTTAAGAATCAAAAAGGAGAAGGAAACAAATGGAGGAGCATCCCCTCCCTCATCACCACAGCAGCAGAGACCAAACTCCTCACTCGTATCAACATAA
- the LOC128161541 gene encoding uncharacterized protein LOC128161541 isoform X1, translating to MCDRFPPFGTNPMMPMLGEPPMGFPDPLRGSLLGLHPYGHPGYGLGLGPLLPVPVWRPLAAHPSAVLCNNIGCPCNRSAAAMNELLEMYKSSPPSSDPWRPWYPKHSVSGESYYKSIDSRQSPSKELPTKLLKQDRIKERQELSQTLHYDRDHLLKLKNRCVAVSQPGQPSVDGEVYRNGDHHISALESYPLRRHYTPLLPPAGPIRDPRGSPPKYSSLESHDAPLNLSLSSSSLPSSSSAFSTQISRPSVITCAPMATERTSHYSNVSPPHTPHAVASPKSRQIISAGCEPDIEEHFRRSLGRDYMTSNSPKQVNPPPPPPPPKVPTPPEETAQTTRGSSSSPKDEDKINPANVSITGTVDDHFAKSLGSNMWSALKAKNDPDVQTVDDHFAKALGTSTWLRIKKEKETNGGASPPSSPQQQRPNSSLVST from the exons ATGTGTGATCGGTTTCCCCCCTTTGGGACTAACCCTATGATGCCCATGCTTGGTGAACCCCCCATGGGATTTCCGGACCCCCTCAGGGGTAGTCTCCTGGGACTGCATCCCTATGGCCACCCAGGATATGGACTGGGTCTGGGGCCACTTTTGCCTGTTCCCGTATGGAGACCTTTAGCTGCCCACCCCTCAGCTGTCTTGTGTAATAACATTGGATGTCCATGTAACCGATCCGCAGCAGCTATGAATGAACTCCTAGAAATGTACAAGAGTTCTCCCCCTTCATCAGATCCCTGGAGGCCTTGGTACCCCAAACACTCAG TGTCTGGTGAATCTTACTACAAATCCATTGACTCCCGGCAGTCTCCCAGCAAAGAGCTCCCTACCAAGCTGCTTAAACAGGATCGTATCAAAGAGAGACAGGAACTGTCCCAGACTCTTCACTACGACAGGGATCATCTCCTGAAGCTCAAAAACAGATGTGTAGCAGTCTCACAACCAGG gCAGCCTAGTGTAGATGGAGAAGTCTACAGAAATGGGGACCATCATATTTCAGCCTTGGAGTCTTACCCCCTCAGGAGACACTACACTCCTCTCCTTCCCCCAGCAGGGCCAATCCGGGATCCCAGGGGATCGCCCCCCAAGTATTCCTCACTAGAATCCCATGATGCTCCACTGAATCTCTCGCTGTCTAGCTCCTCTCTCCCCTCATCGTCCTCGGCCTTCTCCACTCAAATCTCCCGGCCCTCAGTCATCACATGCGCTCCCATGGCAACCGAGAGGACCAGTCACTATAGCAACGTGTCCCCTCCTCATACTCCTCATGCTGTGGCCAGCCCTAAAAGTCGGCAGATTATATCAG CAGGATGTGAACCTGATATAGAGGAGCATTTCAGGAGGTCACTGGGAAGAGATTACATGACGTCCAACTCCCCCAAGCAAGTGAAtcctccccctcccccaccaCCCCCCAAGGTGCCCACTCCCCCGGAGGAAACAGCCCAGACAACACGAGGCAGCTCTTCCTCACCCAAGGATGAAGATAAAATCAACCCGGCCAATGTTTCTATCACAG GAACAGTAGATGACCATTTTGCCAAATCCCTGGGCTCTAACATGTGGTCAGCCCTGAAGGCCAAAAATGACCCTGACGTCCAGACGGTGGATGATCATTTTGCCAAAGCTCTGGGAACCAGTACGTGGTTAAGAATCAAAAAGGAGAAGGAAACAAATGGAGGAGCATCCCCTCCCTCATCACCACAGCAGCAGAGACCAAACTCCTCACTCGTATCAACATAA